The following nucleotide sequence is from Devosia salina.
CTGCATTTCCACCGCCCAGTCGGACTGGCTGGCGTTAAAATCCGAGATGATCTGGTTGACGATGTTGGATTCAACCTCGTTGCCGGCACCATGATACCACATGGTCAGCGTCGTTTGCGCCATTGCGGCGCTGCTCATCGCGGTGGTGATGGCCAGGCTGGTGGCCAACAGGCGTAGGGATGTCATGTTTCTCTCCTCCTTGAGTTCAGTTGCGTGACATTGACGTCACGGGATTGGACGCTTTCGCGCCAGGCGACCGGAGCCGAGACCAGTTCGCGGTTCGGCTCGTTGGGTTTGGTGGTGCCACTCATCAGGCGCAGCAGCTTGTCGGCAGCGCGGGCGCCCATGGCGCCATAGGGCAGCTCGGCGCTGGTGAGGCCGGGATGCAGGTGCTCGGCGATCATCCGGTAGTCGTCATAGCCGGCCACCGACATCTGCTGGGGAATGGCAATGCCGCGCTCGCGCAAGAGGCCATAGACGCGCATGGCCATCTTGTCGTTGGCGCAGCAAATGACGGTCGGCTCCGCCTTGAGCACGCGATCCAGCGCGTCCCAGAGCAGGTCATATTCGTGCGTAGGGCTGGGCAGGGCGCCGACCTGGATCAGCCGTTCGTCGATTTCGATGCCATTCTGGGTATGCGCCCGCCGATAGCCGGAAACGCGCAGGCCGCACGCAACCTGATGCTCGGGCAGGGTCAAATAGGCGATGCGCTGATGGCCGCGGCGGATCAGCCCATCGACCAGGGCAAATTGCCCGCCTTCGTCATCGGGGAGAACGCAGGGCGTGTCCTCGGCATCGAAGCAGTTGACCAGCACGATCGGCCGGTCGCGCAAGGTGGCTGGCAGGCTGACTTCACGGTGGTACTCGGCCACATAGAGGATGCCTTCCACCCGATGCTCGCGAAAGGTCTGGAGCAGGGTGGGGATGCGCTCCGCCTGGCCGCCGCTATCGGCGATCAGCAAGGTGCGGTTTGATTGGTCGATGACGCGTTGGGCGCCCTGCACCAGGTAGATTTCGGGCAGGCCCGCATCCTCGAACTGATGGGTGGTGCTGATGGCGCCGGTGATCATCCCGATCAGGCCCGAGCGCTGCGAGCGCATGGTGCGGGCTGCGCTCGAGGGCACATAGTTGAGCGCCAGCATGGCCTGCTCGACAGCCTCGCGCGTCGCCTGATTGACCGGCGCATCGCCGTTCATCACCCGGCTCACTGTCTTGGGTGAGACCCCTGCAGCTTTGGCAACATCGTAGATCGTGGCCATTCATTCCTCCTCCGATGAATCGAAACACCAGTCTACGCGGTCGCGCAGCGCGGGGTAACGAAGCATCGAGATGTCGCCGGCGCTCTATGACACCGATGTCATGACATCGGTGTCATGAATGAATGAGGAGAAGCCGGGAGTCAAGCGTTTTGCTGCAAAGTGTGTCTTGGAGGGGCGGCGTGGGGTGCCTGCACGCCCAGGTTTTCTCCCCGCCGGACTTAGAGCGCGTTCACTCGATGGACCAATCCGGACCCGTTTGCGACGGGTTGTCGCTCTGGTGGCAGACCATTGGTGGTGTGTCGGCAGACTGTTGGCACGGAGCTGGTGACCGGAGGGTGCGGCATTGGTGCTCTGCTGTTAGCCTCTCCTGCGACGGCATCTCATCCATCCGGAATTAGCGTAGACTAATGGGGACTCTTCGCTGCTCGGTGCGGGTCGGTTCTATTGCCAATAGGAAGGCGCACACCATGACACTTCGCGAGCCTCTAGGGGTGTAATAGGGGTGGTGCAACCGGCGAGTCCGTCCGGTCGGTTCCGGGAAGCGGAACGCCTATGACGGTTCATGCACCGGTTGCACCCTTTACCGCACGCGATTGTGGCGGCGCGACAACGACGCGAGGAGCGCGACATAGGCCTTGCGCCTGCGGCGGCGATGGAGACGCCAGAACGAGTGCCTGCGGTAGAGCCTCAGCTTCAGCCGCACCAGCAGTAGGATCGGGAGGCGCATTACCAGCGCCTCCGCGTCCCTCGCGGCGGGCGCCGGAATTCGGTGCCGGCCACCACTGGCAATCCACAACCGCGTGAAACGGCTACGGTTGCTGGCAAACTGTCTCGCAAGCGTCGTCGCCAAATGCGGATAGCGCTTTCGGAACCCGGCCGGTCCACCAGTCTTCAGGAGCTCCACCAACGCAGCCTCAGATGCGTTGGCCAGGTTTGCCTTGATGGCATCGCTGACCAACGCAAGGTCGCTGTCGTCGAGAAGAGGCGCGAGCCTTGGCAGGTGCCTGACAAGTCCCGGGTTCTTGAGATCAATGCGGCTGGCGAAGCTATTCGCCAGCCAGCGCTGATATCGCCTTATGTGCGGGCCGGGCGCTAGGCGCCCGGCGTAAAACCCAGTGGCGCGAGACCCCGGTCAAAGGCCGTGATCAGCGAGGCTGCACCGGCGGCCACGGCACCAGCTTCGATCCGTCCATAGCCAGTGTGGTCCCGGATCAGGCTGAGAGCGTCTTCACTTCCTGGATCGGCGATCTCGGAGAGCGGGTGGAGGACCCTCTCCAAGCCAGCGGCGATCGTAGGACCCAGGGCCGGCAGATGAATCACACCCTGGCTCGCTTCCGCCACCACGCTCCAGAGCGGGTGGTTGTCGCCCAGGCCCGCCAGTTCGATGCGGGATGCAATGACGACCGGCATGACAATATGCCCGGGCATGGCCTGCCGCAGGTCCCTTGCCATGGCAAGAGCACCCTCCGCCACGTCAAGGATCGGGCGCGCGGGCACCAACAGCAACCCGGAGAGGCCATGCCGGGTCAGGAAGCCATCGAAGCGCGCCAGCTCCAGCACAGGCGCCATAAGCGACGCCGCGGGCCCCGAACTATCAAGGATAACGAGACCGGACGGCTGGTTCGGCAGTGCTTCCATGGCGGCGGCCAGTGCTTCATGAGCCTTGAGATCAGCCGAGGTGTCGCCGCCAATGATGTCCTGGGCCCTTGCAAGCTCGATGCGGGTCACAGCCCCGTAGGGCGTGAGCCGATCATGCCGGTCATGCTGGAAGACCGCAGCGTTCAGGCCGAGGTCGCGGGCCTGGTTGGCGACCAGGGTCGATACACTCGTCTTGCCCGATTTCTTGGGTTGAAACACGCCGATGAAGCCCAGACGGGCAATGCTCGGACCGGCGTAGGGAGGAAGGTTGGCTTTCATCATGTCTCCAGGTTTCCGAAATTATCCAGCCGGTCTGCGGAACTGTGAATGCGTCCGCGAGCGCCGGCAGGTCGAGGCGGATCATGGCCTCGCTCGGTGCTGGAAGGGGCGACTGAGGGAGCAATCGGGACCGGGGCGACGAGGTTGTGTCGGGCCGGTTCCAGGTGCCGCTTCCTTACACGGCAATAGGTATTCCTCATGAGGTGAACGCGGGACCCCGTTGCGTCAGGAAGGTCGGATGGGATGACTTGCTCGCTTGAAGCGCGCACGGCGTCGATGCGCGGCGCGATCCAGGCCCAGCGCACACCGTTGGCCAAAAGCGGCTCGATAGTCGGCGCTGCCACCGTGAGGAAGCGCGCCAGCGAAGTGGGGCCGCCGATATCGGCGTGATGGCGCTGAAGGCGTGCGCATAGCTGAGCGTGGTGGAGGTCGTTCATGAATCACTAAACGAAATTTCGTTTCATTGTCGGGTGAGGAATTGGACTTGTCAAGCCAAGTCGACTCCGACACCGAATAGACCATGGACAGGGTACGCCGCTGGGCTCTTCTAGGCCGGCTTGCAAGAATGAAACTTCGGGACAGCGGAGCCGGACGGCGCCTGCAGCGGGAAAGTGAGCTTGCCAGCCGCCTGGGCGTTTCGCGAGCGACGTTGCGGCACTATCGCGACGCCTACGTGTTGACAAACCACTTGCCGCTCGATCTTGCGATGCGCCTCCGTCGAGAGGCCTCGGCTGTGGCTTCTGCGGCATTGAGCCGTTGGTTCCTGGAGGATCCCGATGCCGTGCTTGCCTTTCTCCACCAGCGTGAAGAAATCACCGATGCCGTGGTGCGGTCCGCCCTTGGTGTCCGGACGACCAAACGTTCGGCTCCGGCCAAGCAGACACTGACACTCGAGCAGTGTCTGCAGCGTCTCTCCGAACCCGAAGGGTCGTTAGTGACCGCCGACCCCCGTTCCGTCTTTTCGATGGCCAGTTGGCGGTGGCGTAGGGAGGCCGTCAGGTTCGTCGGGGTCGATCCTGCAGTCGCCGCCTTCTATGGCATTCGGCACGAGGCCGTGCTGGAGGAACCAATGGAAGCTGCAGCAATGCCCCAACTGTCCTGGCGAAAAATTGGACAGAAGGGAGAGACTGCAGGCGCATGGGCGGGCCTGATCGAGGTTCCGTCCATGGTCATGCCGGAGCGTTATGCAGCCGAAGCGCGCGGAATCTGGACTCGTGCCGTCGCCGCAAGCGCTCATTATCGAGTGGTCATCATCGTGAGCCCAAATGCGGGGGCGCGGCGGCAGCTCTTGTCTGTCATCCCACCCACCGCCGCCAGTGCCTGGCTCGGTCATCCCGCCGATCCGGAAAGACTGTCTGGTCAACGCAAGGGGACCTCGGTGCCCATCGTCGCCGGAGCCACCGCGGGCCTGGGCCTCATCCTGTTTTCGACCCCGTTCAGCCTCTTGCAGGATCTCACAATGCCACCGGGTCCACGATGGCGCGTCCCGCAGGGCAGGAAGGCTGGGTCAAAGGGGCGCAAGAAGCGCTCGCGTTCTACCAGAGAAGTCGAGGGAGAGGAGCGCCTCTGGTCTGATGGCCAAAGGTGGGCCGGCGAATTCACGGGGCTGTACTGACTGAGGCCATTCACCCGGGCGGACGGAGGGTCCCGAGACAGGACAGACGGCGTGCTCTTGCCGGTTGAGGCCCCACGATTTCTTGGCTCAAATATCCCCGAACCCGGCCTCTCCTTGGTGGTTTGGCGATGGTCTGTTGGCGAGCTGCTGACACCAGGTCGTCTAGGTGAAGGTGCACGGCTTCTTTTCGTTTGTGGCGTGTTGGTAGCGCGTTGGCGGTACGTTGTATTTCGTTGGTTCTATGCTGTCGCGAGAGGCAAGAAACGGAATGAGTCAGGTGCATCAAAAGCGTAGACTAATGGGAAATCGTGGCTATAGTGCGCTGCATCACAGGTCCTTCCAATGCCCCGCAAGCCCCCACCCTTCTACGGACCCGCCGGTGCACGGTCGCGGCTCTCCTATTATAGGGAAGGGCGGCGGCATCTTCGGGCAGCCCTCGCGCGCCACCCCTCGCTGCCTCCGGTCAATGCACTTCTGGCCGCTCAGTCGGGCGGCGGCCCGCTCGCGACAGCCACGGTGGACAGATACAAGGCCGACCACAGACGCATGCTCGAAGTCCTGTTGCGCCTTGACCGTCGGGCGAACGCTTTCGCTGTCCTATGGCCTCCGCTCGAGGCTGCTCTTGAT
It contains:
- a CDS encoding LacI family DNA-binding transcriptional regulator — its product is MATIYDVAKAAGVSPKTVSRVMNGDAPVNQATREAVEQAMLALNYVPSSAARTMRSQRSGLIGMITGAISTTHQFEDAGLPEIYLVQGAQRVIDQSNRTLLIADSGGQAERIPTLLQTFREHRVEGILYVAEYHREVSLPATLRDRPIVLVNCFDAEDTPCVLPDDEGGQFALVDGLIRRGHQRIAYLTLPEHQVACGLRVSGYRRAHTQNGIEIDERLIQVGALPSPTHEYDLLWDALDRVLKAEPTVICCANDKMAMRVYGLLRERGIAIPQQMSVAGYDDYRMIAEHLHPGLTSAELPYGAMGARAADKLLRLMSGTTKPNEPNRELVSAPVAWRESVQSRDVNVTQLNSRRRET